From a region of the Castanea sativa cultivar Marrone di Chiusa Pesio chromosome 10, ASM4071231v1 genome:
- the LOC142613440 gene encoding RNA demethylase ALKBH10B-like, producing the protein MLMAAGPASPTDPAAASPVASAGPAMIPMQNPMMISDSFARDAILAWYRGEFAAANAIIDALCAHLTQLAGAGVGGVASSEYDAVFAAIHRRRLNWIPVLQMQKYHSIADVAVELRRVAAPKKKYDTINEQDHVDSTAKAETKKSEEVKVAKLDEQDQKVEEEEQSEKIEEKVTESDGNVGLEVGEEDDSSPDSDITDSGSQEVQPAVENVDLCSNHEDCEARPGQIKLTKGFSAKEPVKGHMVNVVKGLKLYEDVFTDSELCKLNDFVNELRASGQNGELPGETFILFNKQVKGNRRELIQFGVPIFGQIKEEATSNNQTSHIEPIPALLQGVIDHLLQWQLIPEYKRPNGCIINFFEEGEYSQPFLKPPHLDQPISTLLLSESTMAFGRTLVSDNDGNYKGPLMFSLKEGSLLVMRGNSADMARHVMCPSPNKRTSITLFRVRPESNQCQSPTSPSMTGAMTLWQPGVPSPYAVPNEALNGYETTDIMSRWGVVRAPVVMLAPVRPMVLSPRRLPQGGTGVFLPWTMGSRKPAKHLPPRAQKGRLLALPPPVETHVAESASEPGISV; encoded by the exons ATGTTGATGGCGGCTGGGCCAGCTTCACCGACCGATCCAGCGGCGGCGTCACCTGTGGCGTCGGCGGGGCCGGCAATGATCCCGATGCAGAATCCGATGATGATATCGGACTCGTTCGCTCGAGACGCGATTCTCGCGTGGTACCGTGGGGAGTTCGCTGCGGCGAACGCGATCATCGACGCGCTGTGCGCGCACCTGACTCAGTTGGCTGGCGCCGGAGTCGGAGGGGTGGCGTCGTCGGAATATGACGCGGTGTTCGCTGCAATACACCGCCGGAGGCTGAACTGGATCCCGGTGCTCCAGATGCAGAAGTACCACTCCATCGCCGACGTTGCGGTCGAGCTCCGGCGAGTCGCTGCCCCGAAGAAAAAGTACGATACGATCAATGAACAAGATCACGTGGACTCGACCGCCAAGGCCGAGACGAAGAAGAGCGAGGAGGTGAAGGTGGCGAAATTGGATGAGCAAGATCAGAAGGTCGAAGAGGAGGAGCAGAGTGAGAAAATCGAAGAGAAAGTGACGGAAAGTGATGGAAATGTTGGACTTGAGGTTGGTGAAGAAGACGATTCCTCACCAGATAGTGATATCACCGATTCAG GTTCTCAAGAAGTGCAGCCTGCTGTAGAAAACGTGGACTTATGTTCTAACCATGAAGACTGTGAGGCACGTCCCGGCCAGATCAAGTTGACAAAAGGTTTCTCAGCTAAGGAGCCAGTGAAAGGGCACATG GTGAATGTTGTGAAAGGACTAAAGTTATATGAGGACGTCTTCACTGATTCAGAGCTCTGTAAGTTGAATGACTTTGTTAATGAACTCCGCGCATCTGGGCAGAATGGAGAACTCCCAG GTGAGACCTTTATTTTGTTCAACAAACAGGTGAAGGGCAACAGGAGAGAGCTGATTCAGTTTGGGGTTCCAATTTTTGGGCAAATAAAAGAGGAAGCAACAAGCAACAATCAAACAA GCCATATAGAGCCAATTCCAGCTCTTCTCCAAGGTGTCATCGATCACCTTCTGCAGTGGCAACTAATTCCAGAGTACAAAAGACCAAATGGTTGCATCATTAACTTCTTTGAGGAG GGGGAATATTCACAGCCATTCCTGAAACCACCCCATTTGGACCAACCCATCTCCACTCTTCTCCTTTCTGAATCAACAATGGCTTTTGGACGTACTCTTGTGAGTGATAATGATGGAAACTACAAAGGGCCACTCATGTTCTCTTTGAAGGAAGG CTCTCTTCTGGTCATGAGGGGAAACAGTGCTGACATGGCTAGACATGTCATGTGCCCTTCTCCTAACAAAAGGACCAGCATCACACTCTTCAGAGTTCGCCCGGAGTCCAATCAATGCCAGTCCCCAACCAGTCCTTCCATGACTGGTGCCATGACTCTCTGGCAACCAGGCGTTCCAAGCCCATATGCAGTCCCAAATGAAGCTCTCAATGGCTATGAGACAACGGACATTATGTCCAGATGGGGAGTTGTTCGTGCTCCAGTGGTCATGTTAGCACCAGTGCGCCCTATGGTGTTGAGCCCCCGAAGGCTTCCTCAAGGTGGCACTGGAGTTTTCTTGCCATGGACTATGGGATCAAGAAAACCTGCAAAGCATCTTCCTCCACGTGCCCAAAAAGGCCGTCTTCTTGCCTTACCTCCTCCTGTTGAAACTCATGTTGCAGAGTCCGCTTCTGAACCAGGCATCAGTGTTTGA